One part of the Algibacter sp. L1A34 genome encodes these proteins:
- the rpoN gene encoding RNA polymerase factor sigma-54, with translation MLKQYLQFKLSQKLSPQQIQLMKLIQLPTQAFEQRLKQELEENPALEGGKEENDSDYDSDLDNSDDLGDSETINTEDINVDEYLSDDEIPDYRMQANNYSADDEEKTMPYAAGTSFTQHLITQLNTYRLSEEERDIAEFLVGSVDESGYIRRELSDIMDDLAFTQNVYTEEERIEKVLKIVHQLDPAGVGARNLQECLSIQLHRKNKTADTQLAIDIIDSAFDQFTKKHYKKLLQKFSISEDQLKDAIKEIEHLNPKPGGSYAGNNRIVEHVVPDFAIKIVDGELELTLNGRNAPELHVSREYNNMLKGYKEATDKSKSQKDAVVFIKQKLDAAKWFIEAIKQRQQTLFVTMSSIMHYQSEYFLTGDERNLKPMILKDIADEISMDVSTVSRVANSKYVDTPYGTKLIKEFFSESMKNDQGEDVSTREIKKILETVIEEENKKKPLTDETLASILKEKGYPIARRTVAKYREQLDIPVARLRKKI, from the coding sequence ATGCTTAAGCAATATCTACAATTTAAACTATCGCAAAAACTGTCGCCGCAGCAAATTCAGTTAATGAAACTGATCCAGTTACCTACGCAGGCTTTTGAACAACGTTTAAAACAAGAATTAGAAGAAAACCCAGCATTAGAAGGCGGTAAAGAAGAAAACGACAGTGATTACGATTCTGATTTAGACAATTCAGACGATCTTGGAGATAGCGAAACAATAAATACTGAAGACATTAATGTTGATGAGTATTTAAGTGACGATGAAATTCCAGATTACCGGATGCAAGCTAATAATTATAGCGCTGATGATGAAGAAAAAACGATGCCTTACGCAGCGGGAACATCATTTACACAGCATTTAATAACTCAATTAAACACTTACAGGCTATCGGAAGAAGAGCGAGATATCGCAGAATTTCTAGTAGGAAGTGTTGATGAAAGTGGATATATACGTCGTGAGCTAAGCGATATTATGGACGATTTAGCCTTTACTCAAAACGTATATACAGAAGAAGAACGTATCGAAAAGGTTTTAAAAATTGTGCATCAATTAGATCCAGCAGGTGTTGGAGCTCGTAACCTTCAAGAATGTTTAAGCATTCAATTACATAGAAAAAACAAAACAGCCGATACTCAATTGGCTATAGATATTATAGATTCGGCTTTCGATCAATTCACAAAAAAGCACTACAAAAAGTTGCTTCAAAAATTTAGCATTTCCGAAGATCAACTTAAAGATGCTATAAAAGAAATTGAACACTTAAATCCAAAACCAGGTGGTTCCTATGCAGGGAACAACCGAATTGTTGAGCACGTAGTTCCAGATTTTGCTATAAAAATTGTAGATGGCGAATTAGAATTAACCCTAAATGGCCGTAATGCTCCAGAACTACATGTTTCTAGAGAGTATAACAACATGCTAAAAGGCTACAAGGAAGCTACCGATAAATCAAAATCCCAAAAAGATGCCGTTGTTTTTATTAAACAAAAATTAGATGCAGCCAAATGGTTTATTGAAGCGATAAAACAACGCCAACAAACCTTATTTGTAACGATGAGTTCAATTATGCATTACCAAAGTGAATACTTTTTAACAGGTGATGAGCGTAATTTAAAACCGATGATTCTTAAAGACATCGCCGATGAGATTTCGATGGATGTTTCTACGGTTTCTCGTGTGGCAAACAGTAAATATGTCGATACGCCTTATGGTACAAAATTGATTAAAGAATTCTTTTCTGAATCAATGAAAAACGATCAAGGTGAAGATGTTTCTACTAGAGAAATAAAGAAAATTTTAGAAACGGTTATTGAAGAAGAAAATAAGAAAAAACCGTTAACAGATGAAACTTTAGCTTCAATTTTAAAAGAAAAAGGTTATCCAATTGCACGCAGAACAGTTGCTAAATATAGAGAGCAACTTGATATTCCTGTAGCTAGATTACGTAAAAAAATATAA
- a CDS encoding ExbD/TolR family protein, with protein sequence MSKFKKKKSGDMPAVNTASLPDIVFMLLFFFMVATVMRQNTLMIENNLPFADQVEKLDKKDLVMYIYAGKPSENYKQYGNESRIQLNDKFADVSEIAAFINAERASKREELIPFLTTALKVDSNANMGLIGDIKQELRKVNALKINYTTKKGSVVGRN encoded by the coding sequence ATGTCTAAATTTAAAAAGAAAAAAAGTGGCGATATGCCAGCAGTTAATACGGCGTCTTTACCAGATATTGTATTTATGTTATTATTCTTTTTCATGGTAGCCACAGTAATGAGGCAAAACACCTTAATGATTGAAAATAATTTACCTTTTGCTGATCAGGTTGAAAAACTTGATAAAAAGGATTTGGTAATGTACATTTATGCAGGTAAACCAAGTGAAAACTACAAGCAATATGGAAATGAGTCGAGAATTCAATTGAACGACAAGTTTGCTGATGTTTCTGAGATCGCTGCGTTTATTAATGCAGAGCGCGCCTCTAAAAGAGAGGAGTTAATTCCATTTTTAACTACAGCTTTAAAAGTTGATAGTAATGCTAATATGGGATTAATTGGTGATATTAAACAAGAATTACGTAAAGTTAATGCTCTTAAAATAAACTATACCACTAAAAAGGGTAGTGTTGTTGGAAGAAATTAA
- the pyrH gene encoding UMP kinase: MKYKRILLKLSGEALMGERQYGIDPDRLAEYAQDIKTITDQGVEVAIVIGGGNIFRGVAGASKGMDRVQGDYMGMLATVINGLALQGALEDADIPTRLQTAIKINEVAEPFIRRKAMRHLEKGRVVIFGGGTGNPYFTTDSAAVLRAIEIEADVILKGTRVDGIYNVDPEKDSKAIKFDNISFDDVLQKGLKVMDTTAFTLSQENKLPIIVFDMNKIGNLLKVVAGEKIGTEVNV, translated from the coding sequence ATGAAATATAAAAGAATACTTCTAAAACTATCTGGCGAAGCCTTAATGGGTGAACGTCAATACGGTATAGATCCAGACCGTTTAGCCGAATATGCACAAGACATTAAAACCATCACAGATCAAGGCGTAGAAGTTGCGATAGTAATTGGTGGTGGAAACATTTTTAGAGGTGTTGCTGGCGCTAGTAAAGGTATGGATCGCGTTCAAGGCGATTACATGGGTATGCTTGCTACCGTAATTAATGGCTTAGCATTACAAGGTGCTTTGGAAGATGCCGATATACCAACCCGTTTGCAAACAGCTATTAAAATAAACGAAGTTGCAGAGCCTTTTATTAGAAGAAAAGCCATGCGTCACTTAGAAAAAGGGCGTGTTGTTATTTTTGGAGGTGGAACAGGAAACCCTTATTTTACAACAGATTCTGCTGCAGTTCTAAGAGCTATTGAAATAGAAGCAGATGTTATTTTAAAAGGTACACGTGTAGATGGAATTTACAACGTAGATCCTGAAAAAGATTCTAAAGCAATAAAATTTGATAATATTTCTTTTGATGATGTATTACAAAAAGGTCTGAAAGTAATGGACACCACAGCATTCACCTTAAGTCAAGAAAACAAATTACCAATTATTGTTTTCGATATGAATAAAATAGGTAATTTACTTAAAGTAGTTGCTGGAGAAAAAATAGGCACAGAAGTAAACGTTTAA
- a CDS encoding efflux RND transporter permease subunit codes for MFKLFTKNFWDIIARLILRNKIIILVVILATTIFFSQQWDKMRFTYTEANLLPDNHEVNIVYKDFLKVFGEEGNLIVLGVKDSTLFTVEKLNAWNNLSESFNNSSDAVESVISIKELQKLVKDTKNERFNLEPFIKDSISSMAEIETLENDLFKKYPFYDNFLFNKDTKTIRSAIYMNKAIVNTSARKDFVMDVLIPRVKAFEDKYDLDVHISGMPYIRTLNSTNIVDEIGLFIGAALLVTSIIFFFFFRSFRATLISIVVVCIGVMWTLGIIGLLNYEITVLTALIPPLIIVIGIPNCIFLINKYQHEVKSHGNKIKSLQRVITKIGNATLMTNVTTACGFATFILTESKLLKEFGLVASLSIFSIFILCILIIPIIYSFLPYPKDRHLEHLNKRWIGGFVNWMELMVRKKRIAIYITSIVLLALSIIGIFQIKISGSLIEDMPQESEFVHDIRFFEQEFNGIMPLEIMIDTKRKKGVMKLSTLKRMDELEELIVETPELSKPISVVGLVKYSKQAYYNGNTKFYQLPTSQENSFILSYAKNSTTNSDLLSDFVDKTGQYARITTFIKDCGTDRMERIQENLQDKIDKVFSKDRYNVTMTGKALVFLKGTKYLVKNLAISLSLAIFLIALFMAYMFRSIRMIVISLIPNLLPLLITAGLMGYLGVPIKPSTILVFSIAFGISVDDTIHFLAKYRQELQANNWKIKVSVYGALRETGVSMFYTSIVLFFGFSVFTISSFGGTVALGALVSATLLFAMLSNLLLLPSLLLSLERSIANKEVLRKPSINIIPEEDEQTDEN; via the coding sequence ATGTTTAAACTTTTTACTAAGAACTTCTGGGACATAATTGCGAGATTAATTTTACGCAATAAAATCATTATACTTGTTGTTATTCTTGCAACAACAATTTTCTTTAGCCAGCAGTGGGATAAAATGCGGTTTACCTACACCGAAGCTAATTTATTACCCGATAATCACGAGGTTAATATTGTATACAAAGATTTTCTAAAAGTATTTGGGGAAGAAGGTAATCTAATTGTGCTTGGCGTAAAAGATTCAACACTTTTTACTGTTGAAAAGCTAAATGCTTGGAACAATCTATCTGAAAGTTTTAACAATTCATCTGATGCAGTTGAATCTGTAATTTCAATAAAAGAACTTCAAAAACTTGTAAAAGACACCAAAAACGAGAGATTTAATTTAGAGCCTTTTATTAAAGATTCTATTTCGTCGATGGCTGAAATTGAAACGTTAGAAAACGATCTTTTCAAAAAATATCCATTTTACGATAATTTCTTATTTAATAAAGACACAAAAACAATTCGCTCGGCTATTTACATGAATAAAGCCATTGTAAATACATCTGCTAGAAAAGATTTTGTGATGGATGTTTTAATTCCAAGAGTTAAAGCATTTGAAGACAAATACGATTTAGATGTGCATATTTCGGGTATGCCCTATATCCGGACTTTGAACTCTACCAATATTGTTGACGAAATAGGCCTTTTTATTGGAGCTGCCTTATTAGTTACTTCTATTATATTCTTTTTCTTCTTTAGATCGTTCCGTGCAACACTTATATCAATTGTTGTGGTCTGTATTGGTGTCATGTGGACGCTAGGAATTATTGGTTTATTAAACTACGAAATCACAGTTTTAACAGCATTAATTCCTCCATTAATTATTGTTATTGGTATTCCAAATTGTATTTTTCTGATTAATAAATATCAGCATGAAGTAAAATCACATGGTAACAAAATAAAATCTCTACAGCGGGTAATTACAAAAATTGGTAATGCCACGTTAATGACGAATGTAACTACAGCATGTGGTTTTGCTACATTCATTCTTACTGAAAGCAAACTTTTAAAAGAGTTTGGTTTAGTAGCTTCATTAAGTATTTTTTCCATTTTTATATTATGCATTCTTATTATTCCAATAATATATTCCTTTTTACCTTATCCAAAAGACCGCCATTTAGAGCATCTAAACAAACGTTGGATTGGAGGTTTTGTAAACTGGATGGAGCTTATGGTAAGAAAAAAACGTATTGCTATCTATATTACATCTATAGTTTTGCTTGCGTTAAGTATAATTGGAATTTTTCAAATAAAAATTTCGGGCAGTTTAATAGAAGATATGCCTCAGGAATCGGAATTTGTTCATGATATTCGTTTTTTTGAACAAGAGTTCAACGGTATAATGCCTTTGGAAATTATGATAGATACTAAACGCAAAAAAGGCGTCATGAAACTATCGACTTTAAAACGGATGGACGAGCTTGAAGAACTTATTGTAGAAACTCCAGAACTTTCAAAACCTATATCAGTAGTCGGTTTAGTGAAATACTCCAAACAAGCCTACTATAACGGAAATACTAAATTTTATCAACTGCCAACTTCACAAGAAAATAGTTTTATTTTATCATACGCTAAAAACTCTACAACTAATAGTGATTTACTTAGTGATTTTGTTGATAAAACTGGACAGTATGCACGTATTACCACCTTTATAAAAGACTGTGGGACGGATAGAATGGAACGTATTCAGGAAAACCTTCAAGATAAAATTGATAAAGTTTTCTCTAAAGACCGTTACAATGTTACCATGACTGGTAAAGCATTGGTTTTTCTAAAAGGAACAAAGTATTTGGTTAAAAACTTAGCCATTTCACTATCCTTAGCAATTTTCTTAATTGCTCTTTTTATGGCATACATGTTCCGTTCAATACGGATGATAGTTATTTCATTAATCCCAAACCTACTACCTTTATTAATAACGGCAGGTTTAATGGGCTATTTAGGTGTACCAATAAAACCATCAACCATTTTAGTTTTCAGTATTGCTTTTGGTATTTCTGTAGATGATACTATTCACTTCTTAGCAAAATACCGCCAAGAACTGCAAGCCAATAACTGGAAAATCAAGGTTTCAGTTTATGGAGCTTTACGCGAAACAGGCGTTAGTATGTTTTATACATCTATTGTCTTATTTTTCGGTTTCTCTGTATTTACCATTTCAAGTTTTGGTGGTACAGTGGCTCTTGGTGCTTTAGTGTCCGCTACCCTACTTTTCGCAATGCTTTCAAATTTATTATTGCTACCATCCTTATTGCTGTCTTTAGAGCGCAGTATTGCTAATAAAGAAGTATTACGTAAACCGTCTATTAACATTATTCCTGAAGAAGACGAGCAAACAGATGAAAATTAG
- the rpsB gene encoding 30S ribosomal protein S2, with the protein MAVEVKELLEAGVHFGHLTRKWDPNMAPYVYMERNGIHIINLYKTAAKIDEAGEALAKIANSGRKILFVATKKQAKDIVAEKAGSINMPYITERWPGGMLTNFVTIRKAVKKMATIDRMKKDGTFLTLSKKERLQVDRLRAKLEKNLGSITDMTRLPGALFVVDIKREHIAIKEAQKLNIPIFAMVDTNSDPRQVDYVIPANDDASKSIDKILSHVTSAISEGLAERKADKDAAASAKEEAPKAKAAPAPKAAAEEEE; encoded by the coding sequence ATGGCAGTAGAAGTAAAAGAATTACTTGAAGCAGGTGTACATTTCGGACACCTTACACGTAAGTGGGATCCAAATATGGCTCCTTACGTATATATGGAACGTAACGGTATCCATATTATCAACTTATACAAAACAGCAGCTAAAATTGATGAAGCTGGAGAAGCATTAGCAAAAATCGCTAACTCTGGTCGTAAAATTTTATTTGTTGCAACAAAGAAACAAGCTAAAGATATCGTTGCTGAAAAAGCAGGATCTATTAACATGCCTTACATCACAGAAAGATGGCCAGGCGGAATGTTAACTAACTTTGTTACTATTAGAAAAGCTGTTAAAAAAATGGCTACTATTGATAGAATGAAGAAAGATGGTACGTTTTTAACGTTATCTAAAAAAGAGCGTTTACAAGTTGATCGTTTAAGAGCTAAGTTAGAAAAAAACTTAGGTTCTATTACCGATATGACGCGTTTACCTGGAGCTTTATTTGTTGTAGACATTAAACGTGAGCATATCGCGATTAAAGAAGCACAAAAATTAAACATTCCAATTTTTGCAATGGTTGATACCAATTCAGATCCACGCCAAGTGGATTATGTTATCCCTGCAAATGATGATGCATCTAAATCGATTGATAAAATTTTATCTCACGTAACTTCTGCAATATCTGAAGGACTAGCTGAGCGTAAAGCTGATAAAGATGCTGCGGCATCTGCTAAAGAGGAAGCTCCTAAAGCAAAAGCTGCACCAGCACCAAAAGCAGCTGCTGAAGAAGAAGAATAA
- the rplM gene encoding 50S ribosomal protein L13 gives MDTISYKTISANKATVNKQWVLVDADGQALGRLASKVAKLLRGKHKPNFTPHVDCGDNVIVINAEKISLSGNKWNDKTYIRHTGYPGGQRSLTATELFGKDPARVVEKSVKGMLPKNKLGAELFRNLTVVVGTAHKHEAQKPAVINLEEFK, from the coding sequence GTGGACACAATAAGCTACAAAACGATTTCAGCCAACAAAGCAACTGTTAATAAGCAGTGGGTTTTAGTTGACGCTGACGGTCAAGCACTTGGTCGTTTAGCTTCTAAAGTTGCAAAACTTTTAAGAGGTAAACACAAGCCAAACTTCACACCTCACGTTGATTGTGGTGATAACGTAATTGTTATCAACGCAGAAAAAATCAGTTTATCTGGTAACAAATGGAACGATAAAACGTACATTCGTCACACTGGATATCCAGGAGGTCAAAGAAGTTTAACTGCTACAGAATTGTTTGGAAAAGATCCAGCAAGAGTAGTAGAAAAATCAGTTAAAGGAATGCTACCTAAAAACAAATTAGGTGCTGAGTTATTCCGTAATCTTACAGTTGTTGTTGGAACAGCTCATAAACATGAAGCTCAAAAACCAGCCGTAATTAATCTAGAAGAATTTAAATAA
- the tsf gene encoding translation elongation factor Ts gives MSTTVKVTAAEVNKLRQATGAGMMDCKKALVEAGGDFDKAIDVLRKKGQKVAEKRADRDSSEGAAVSKINADQTEGVAIVLGCETDFVGKNENFLALTNQLGDIALNCESKEAFLAADFGGMTVAEKLIEQTGVIGEKLDITSFEKLKAPFVGTYVHINKIAALVGLSAKVDNVDTLVKDVAMQVASMGATTLSYKDFDPAFVASETEARIAVIEKDNIELGRLGKTLKNVPQYISMSQLSDEVIAKAEEAAKAELKAEGKPEQIWDRILPGKMERFISDNTTLDQEKCLLDQNFIKDEKSNVAKYVASYGEVEITGFKRVSVG, from the coding sequence ATGAGTACTACAGTAAAAGTTACAGCCGCTGAAGTAAACAAATTAAGACAAGCTACTGGCGCAGGAATGATGGACTGCAAAAAAGCTTTAGTTGAAGCGGGAGGCGATTTCGATAAAGCAATCGATGTTTTACGTAAAAAAGGACAAAAAGTAGCTGAAAAAAGAGCCGATAGAGATTCTTCTGAAGGCGCTGCTGTTTCTAAAATTAATGCAGACCAAACTGAAGGTGTTGCTATTGTTTTAGGTTGTGAAACTGATTTTGTTGGTAAAAATGAAAACTTTTTAGCTTTAACAAATCAATTAGGTGATATTGCATTAAACTGTGAATCTAAAGAAGCTTTTTTAGCTGCTGATTTTGGTGGAATGACTGTTGCTGAAAAATTAATTGAGCAAACTGGTGTAATTGGTGAAAAACTAGACATTACTAGTTTTGAAAAATTAAAAGCACCATTTGTTGGAACTTACGTTCACATCAACAAAATTGCTGCTTTAGTTGGTTTATCTGCAAAAGTTGATAACGTTGATACTTTAGTTAAAGATGTAGCTATGCAAGTAGCATCAATGGGAGCAACTACATTATCTTACAAAGATTTTGATCCTGCTTTTGTAGCATCGGAAACTGAAGCAAGAATTGCTGTTATTGAAAAAGATAATATCGAGTTAGGTCGTTTAGGTAAAACACTTAAAAACGTTCCTCAATATATTTCTATGTCACAATTATCTGATGAGGTTATAGCTAAAGCTGAAGAAGCTGCGAAAGCAGAATTAAAAGCTGAAGGTAAACCAGAGCAAATCTGGGATAGAATCTTACCTGGTAAAATGGAGCGTTTCATTTCTGATAACACAACATTAGACCAAGAAAAATGTTTATTAGATCAAAATTTCATTAAAGACGAAAAATCTAACGTAGCAAAATACGTTGCATCTTACGGCGAAGTTGAAATTACAGGTTTCAAACGTGTATCTGTTGGATAA
- the rpsI gene encoding 30S ribosomal protein S9, protein MEVIHKIGRRKTAVARAYVSTGTGNITINKKDLTNYFPTATLQYKVNQPLVLTNNDSNFDITVNVYGGGITGQAEAVRLAISRAMCELDAENRLILKPEGLLTRDPRMVERKKFGQKKARKKFQFSKR, encoded by the coding sequence ATGGAAGTAATTCACAAAATTGGCCGTAGAAAGACGGCTGTTGCTCGTGCTTATGTTTCTACAGGAACAGGAAACATTACGATTAATAAAAAAGACTTAACTAACTATTTCCCTACAGCGACTTTACAGTACAAGGTAAATCAGCCATTAGTTTTGACTAACAATGACAGCAACTTTGATATTACAGTAAATGTATATGGAGGTGGTATTACTGGACAAGCTGAAGCTGTTCGTTTAGCAATTTCTCGCGCAATGTGTGAGTTAGATGCAGAGAACAGACTAATACTTAAGCCAGAAGGTTTATTAACAAGAGATCCAAGAATGGTTGAACGTAAGAAATTCGGTCAGAAGAAAGCTCGTAAGAAATTTCAATTCTCAAAACGTTAA
- a CDS encoding porin family protein codes for MIKIRLLLVLLFCSNAYLCFSQEGDNPTIDVDNNYREDQFYLGVTYNLLGLRPDDVSQSGFSSGIHLGFIKDMPINTARNKAIGFGIGLSVNSYVQNLLIQKDDDGLISYSVLDSDTYTKNKFSRHFVEIPLEFRWRTSTATSYEFWRIYAGFKFSYMLANTTKYDGDLGNFKYTNIADFNKLQYGLTISAGYNTWNLHLYYALNPVFSKDAKLSGESMDMHAIRVGLMFYIL; via the coding sequence ATGATAAAAATAAGACTACTACTTGTTCTGCTGTTTTGTTCTAACGCTTATCTTTGTTTTTCACAAGAAGGTGATAATCCTACTATTGATGTAGATAATAATTATAGAGAAGATCAGTTCTATTTAGGAGTAACTTATAACTTACTTGGTTTAAGACCAGATGATGTATCACAAAGTGGGTTTTCTAGTGGTATTCATTTGGGGTTTATAAAAGATATGCCAATTAATACGGCAAGAAATAAGGCTATAGGTTTTGGAATTGGTCTTTCTGTAAATTCTTACGTTCAAAATTTATTGATTCAAAAAGATGATGATGGATTAATTAGCTATAGTGTTCTTGATTCTGATACGTATACAAAAAATAAATTTTCACGACACTTTGTAGAAATACCTTTGGAGTTTAGATGGAGAACATCTACAGCTACCAGTTATGAGTTTTGGCGTATTTATGCGGGTTTTAAGTTCAGTTACATGTTAGCGAACACTACAAAGTACGATGGTGACTTAGGGAACTTTAAATACACTAATATTGCAGATTTTAACAAGTTGCAATATGGTTTAACCATAAGTGCAGGTTATAACACTTGGAATTTACATTTGTATTATGCCTTAAATCCTGTTTTTTCTAAAGATGCTAAGCTTAGTGGAGAAAGTATGGATATGCATGCTATTAGGGTTGGGTTAATGTTTTACATTTTATAA
- the frr gene encoding ribosome recycling factor — MNEDIQFILDSTRESMDNAIKHLIKQFVNIRAGKASPAMLGSVMVNYYGSQTPIGQVANINTPDGRTITVQPWEKNMLQEIERGIAYANLGFNPMNNGDTIIINVPPLTEERRIDLAKQAKAAAEDAKVSIRAARKDANNDIKKNEDVSEDIKKNTEIDVQHITDKHVKKVDELFDIKEKEIMTV, encoded by the coding sequence ATGAACGAAGACATTCAATTTATATTAGACAGCACAAGAGAGTCGATGGATAATGCCATTAAGCATCTTATAAAACAATTTGTAAATATTAGAGCTGGTAAAGCTAGCCCTGCAATGCTTGGGAGCGTAATGGTAAATTATTACGGTTCGCAAACTCCAATTGGCCAAGTTGCTAATATAAATACACCAGATGGTAGAACTATTACCGTACAGCCATGGGAAAAAAACATGCTCCAAGAAATTGAGCGTGGTATTGCATATGCAAACTTAGGTTTTAACCCTATGAACAATGGAGATACTATTATTATCAATGTACCACCATTAACAGAAGAACGTCGTATAGATTTAGCAAAACAAGCTAAAGCGGCAGCGGAAGACGCTAAAGTAAGTATACGTGCGGCTAGAAAAGATGCCAATAATGATATTAAGAAAAATGAAGATGTATCGGAAGATATAAAAAAGAATACAGAAATAGATGTACAACATATAACGGATAAACACGTTAAAAAAGTAGATGAACTTTTCGATATAAAAGAGAAGGAAATCATGACTGTTTAA
- the asnS gene encoding asparagine--tRNA ligase, which translates to MQSPTVSELLSQNTSLLEVDIKGWVRTFRANRFIALNDGSTINNIQCVVDFENFDEVLLKRVTTGAAIHIKGQLVESQGKGQKVEIKVAHLEVLGDSDPETYPIQPKKHSFEFLRENAHLRTRTNTFSAVMRLRSALSFAVHKYFNENGFYYMHAPIITGSDAEGAGEMFKVSSLDNKKLPLDEEGKVDYTKDFFGKETNLTVSGQLEAETYAMSLGKVYTFGPTFRAENSNTSRHLAEFWMIEPEVAFMDLSGNMDLAEDFLKSVVTHILANNREDLEFLEKRLLDEEKTKPQAERSEMSLIEKLNFITENNFKRVSYTEAIDILRNCKPNKKKKFKYLIDEWGTDLQSEHERFLVEKHFKCPVILFDYPADIKAFYMRLNEDGKTVRAMDILFPGIGEIVGGAQREERLDVLKQRMAAIDIPEEDLWWYLDLRKYGTAVHSGFGLGFERLVMFATGMSNIRDVIPFPRTPQNAEF; encoded by the coding sequence ATGCAATCACCTACAGTTTCAGAATTATTATCACAAAACACATCTTTACTTGAAGTTGATATAAAAGGCTGGGTTAGAACCTTTAGAGCTAATCGATTTATCGCTTTAAATGATGGTTCGACAATAAATAACATTCAATGTGTTGTAGATTTCGAGAATTTTGATGAAGTCCTTTTAAAACGAGTAACAACAGGTGCAGCGATACATATAAAAGGTCAATTAGTAGAAAGTCAAGGTAAGGGCCAAAAAGTTGAAATTAAAGTCGCCCATTTAGAAGTTCTTGGAGATTCCGATCCTGAAACTTATCCTATTCAACCTAAAAAACATTCTTTTGAATTTTTAAGAGAAAATGCACATTTGCGCACCAGAACAAATACGTTTAGTGCCGTAATGCGATTACGTTCAGCGCTTTCTTTTGCTGTACACAAATATTTTAACGAAAACGGCTTTTACTACATGCACGCTCCAATTATTACAGGAAGTGATGCGGAAGGTGCTGGAGAAATGTTTAAAGTTTCAAGTTTAGACAATAAAAAATTACCTTTAGATGAAGAAGGAAAAGTAGATTATACTAAAGATTTCTTCGGAAAGGAAACAAACTTAACCGTTTCTGGCCAGTTAGAAGCTGAAACTTACGCCATGTCGTTAGGGAAAGTATATACTTTTGGCCCTACTTTTAGAGCTGAGAACTCAAATACATCAAGGCATTTAGCCGAATTCTGGATGATAGAACCTGAAGTGGCTTTCATGGATCTATCAGGAAATATGGACTTAGCCGAAGATTTCCTTAAATCGGTAGTTACCCATATACTAGCAAATAATCGTGAAGATTTAGAATTTTTAGAAAAGCGTTTATTAGACGAAGAAAAAACAAAACCACAGGCTGAACGTAGTGAAATGAGTTTAATTGAAAAATTAAATTTTATTACAGAAAACAACTTCAAACGCGTAAGCTATACCGAAGCCATAGATATCTTAAGAAACTGCAAACCCAATAAAAAGAAGAAATTCAAATATCTAATTGATGAATGGGGAACAGATTTACAAAGTGAGCATGAGCGTTTCTTAGTAGAAAAGCACTTTAAATGTCCTGTAATCTTGTTCGATTATCCTGCAGATATTAAAGCCTTTTACATGCGCTTAAATGAAGATGGAAAAACCGTTCGTGCAATGGATATTCTATTTCCAGGTATTGGAGAAATTGTTGGAGGAGCGCAACGTGAAGAACGTTTAGATGTTTTAAAACAAAGAATGGCAGCCATTGATATTCCAGAAGAAGATCTATGGTGGTACTTAGATTTACGTAAATATGGAACAGCAGTTCACTCTGGTTTTGGTCTAGGTTTTGAGCGTTTAGTAATGTTCGCTACTGGTATGAGCAATATTAGAGACGTTATTCCATTCCCTAGAACACCACAAAACGCAGAATTTTAA